The following proteins come from a genomic window of Pseudomonas syringae:
- the sctV gene encoding type III secretion system export apparatus subunit SctV, with amino-acid sequence MNRIINALNMIALSAMRRSEVVGALFVIAIVFMMITPLPTGLVDVLIAVNICISCLLIMLAMHLPRPLAFSTFPAVLLLTTMFRLALSISTTRLILLNQDAGHIVEAFGQFVVGGNLAVGLVIFLILTVVNFLVITKGSERVAEVGARFTLDAMPGKQMSIDSDLRANLITVQEARKRRAELNKESQLFGAMDGAMKFVNGDAIASLIIVAINMIGGISIGVVQHGMSAGDALQLYTVLTIGDGLIAQIPALLISVTCGMIITRVPNTEAGVEANIGREIAEQITSQPKAWIIAAVAMLGFAALPGMPTGVFITIAIICGAGGMLQLQRAKPKAEEQGAVAVPPEMNGKEDLRTFSPSRQFVMQFHPGQSSAQVDALVSEIRQRRNRLVVQFGLTLPSFIIEYVDQLPPDEFRFMVYDVPMLKATFSDTHVAVDARQLQGETLPTAISGTTDRQEDQWVWLPAEQSGELPSVSSMTLIVERMERALQACGPQFIGLQETKAILGWLESEQPELAQEMQRVLTLTRFSAVLQRLASECVPLRTIRVIAETLIEHCQHERDTSVLTDYVRIALKSQIYHQYSGPDGLQVWLLTPESEGLLRDGLRQTQTETFFALSNEISQMLVQQLHIAFPLRAPEQAVLLVAQDLRSPLRTLLREEFYHVPVLSFAEISNAAKVRVMGRFDLEDDLEQLDNEHAA; translated from the coding sequence ATGAACAGAATCATCAATGCACTGAACATGATCGCGCTGTCGGCCATGCGCCGTTCAGAAGTGGTCGGCGCGCTGTTCGTGATTGCCATTGTGTTCATGATGATCACGCCACTGCCCACCGGGCTGGTCGACGTGCTGATCGCAGTGAATATCTGTATCTCCTGCCTGCTGATCATGTTGGCGATGCACCTGCCAAGGCCGTTGGCGTTCTCGACCTTCCCCGCCGTGCTGCTGCTGACCACGATGTTTCGTCTGGCGCTGTCGATTTCCACCACACGCCTGATCCTGCTCAACCAGGACGCCGGTCACATCGTCGAAGCGTTCGGCCAGTTTGTGGTGGGCGGCAACCTGGCAGTGGGCCTGGTGATCTTCCTGATCCTGACGGTGGTCAACTTTCTGGTGATCACCAAGGGCTCGGAACGGGTGGCCGAGGTGGGCGCGCGCTTCACCCTGGACGCCATGCCCGGCAAGCAGATGTCCATCGACAGCGACTTGCGGGCAAACCTGATCACCGTTCAGGAAGCACGTAAACGTCGCGCCGAGCTGAACAAGGAAAGCCAGTTGTTCGGGGCCATGGACGGGGCGATGAAGTTCGTCAACGGCGACGCCATCGCCAGCCTGATCATCGTCGCCATCAACATGATCGGCGGTATTTCCATCGGTGTCGTACAGCACGGCATGTCGGCAGGCGACGCCTTGCAGCTGTACACCGTACTGACCATCGGTGACGGCCTGATCGCACAGATTCCGGCGCTGCTGATCTCCGTGACCTGCGGCATGATCATCACCCGGGTCCCTAATACCGAAGCCGGCGTCGAAGCCAACATCGGTCGTGAAATCGCCGAGCAGATCACCAGCCAGCCCAAGGCCTGGATCATCGCCGCCGTGGCCATGCTCGGCTTCGCTGCCCTGCCGGGCATGCCGACCGGCGTGTTCATCACCATCGCAATCATCTGCGGCGCCGGCGGCATGCTGCAACTGCAACGGGCCAAACCCAAGGCTGAGGAGCAAGGCGCCGTCGCTGTGCCACCGGAAATGAATGGCAAGGAAGACTTGCGCACCTTTTCTCCCAGCCGCCAGTTCGTCATGCAATTCCACCCTGGCCAGAGCAGCGCGCAAGTCGACGCGCTGGTCAGCGAGATACGTCAACGCCGCAACCGGCTGGTGGTGCAGTTTGGCCTGACCCTGCCTTCTTTCATCATCGAGTACGTCGACCAGCTGCCACCAGACGAATTTCGCTTCATGGTCTATGACGTACCCATGCTCAAAGCGACGTTTAGCGATACCCATGTGGCGGTGGATGCACGCCAGTTGCAGGGTGAAACCTTACCGACAGCGATCTCCGGCACAACCGACCGACAGGAAGATCAGTGGGTGTGGCTGCCCGCCGAACAGAGCGGCGAGCTACCCAGCGTCAGCTCCATGACCCTGATCGTCGAACGCATGGAGCGCGCCCTGCAGGCCTGCGGTCCGCAGTTCATCGGTTTGCAGGAAACCAAAGCCATTCTTGGCTGGCTGGAATCCGAACAGCCGGAACTCGCCCAGGAAATGCAAAGGGTCCTGACCCTGACGCGCTTCTCGGCCGTGCTGCAACGCCTGGCGTCGGAGTGCGTGCCGTTACGTACGATTCGAGTAATTGCCGAAACCCTGATCGAGCACTGTCAGCATGAACGCGACACCAGCGTGCTGACCGACTACGTGCGTATCGCCCTCAAGTCTCAGATCTACCACCAGTACTCCGGTCCCGATGGCTTGCAGGTCTGGTTGTTGACACCGGAAAGCGAAGGCTTGTTGCGCGACGGCCTGCGCCAGACGCAGACCGAAACCTTCTTCGCGCTGAGCAACGAGATCAGTCAGATGCTCGTGCAGCAGTTGCATATCGCCTTCCCGTTGCGCGCACCTGAACAGGCAGTGCTGTTGGTCGCGCAGGACCTGCGCAGCCCATTGCGCACCTTGTTGAGAGAAGAGTTCTATCACGTCCCCGTGCTGTCTTTTGCGGAAATCAGCAACGCAGCCAAGGTCAGGGTCATGGGTCGCTTCGACCTGGAAGACGACCTTGAACAGCTGGACAACGAGCATGCCGCTTGA
- the sctD gene encoding type III secretion system inner membrane ring subunit SctD, translated as MFELRVLNGQHQGAALPLVGERWSIGSAAQLDLALDDAGVQNLHCRLQRQDDNWVLNAEEGPVCDEDGTSHASVDLPLNRAFMLGSVWLCVSPAGDDWPAVPAVIPQQPQAESEPARNEAPLEKVKSRSQFLNRTTGIIAGLLVGVIGSAWSLTRPAAMVMDQGPAHMASAVASAPEPTRATPAAQKSPATAGRIRLSSADAVRHQLNSMLSDRLLTDVSVQETPEGLVLNGNLKDESLLVYQRMLQRFKDRYDSPVTVLDNVSSAHATLPFVVVQIMTGPHAHLVTADGRRIYVGDEVDGLRLTKIDDQRLQFDGDRHIEVKW; from the coding sequence ATGTTTGAATTACGCGTACTGAACGGCCAGCACCAAGGCGCAGCCCTGCCACTGGTGGGCGAGCGGTGGTCGATTGGCTCTGCCGCACAGCTGGATCTGGCGCTGGACGATGCGGGCGTGCAGAACCTGCATTGTCGCTTGCAACGTCAGGACGACAACTGGGTCCTGAACGCGGAAGAAGGCCCCGTCTGCGACGAAGATGGCACTTCACACGCCAGTGTCGATCTGCCCCTCAACCGCGCGTTCATGCTCGGTTCGGTGTGGCTGTGCGTTTCGCCTGCCGGTGATGACTGGCCAGCGGTGCCCGCCGTCATCCCCCAGCAGCCACAGGCTGAATCCGAACCTGCGCGCAATGAAGCGCCGCTGGAAAAAGTCAAATCGCGCTCGCAGTTTCTCAACCGCACCACAGGGATCATTGCCGGGCTGTTGGTGGGGGTCATTGGCAGCGCCTGGAGCCTGACGCGCCCGGCGGCCATGGTGATGGACCAAGGCCCGGCACACATGGCCTCGGCGGTCGCGTCTGCTCCAGAACCGACCCGTGCAACGCCCGCAGCGCAAAAGTCTCCGGCAACTGCCGGGCGGATACGCCTGAGCAGCGCCGACGCCGTCCGCCATCAGCTGAACAGCATGCTCAGTGACCGCCTGCTGACCGATGTCAGCGTCCAGGAAACGCCGGAGGGCCTAGTGCTCAATGGCAATCTCAAGGATGAATCGCTGCTGGTGTATCAGCGCATGCTGCAACGCTTCAAGGACCGTTACGACTCCCCTGTGACCGTGCTGGATAACGTCAGCAGCGCCCACGCTACCCTGCCGTTCGTGGTGGTGCAGATCATGACTGGCCCCCATGCACATCTTGTCACGGCTGACGGCCGACGCATATACGTCGGTGATGAAGTCGACGGCCTGCGCCTGACCAAAATCGATGATCAACGCTTGCAGTTCGATGGCGACCGGCACATTGAGGTGAAGTGGTGA
- the hrcN gene encoding type III secretion system ATPase HrcN, translated as MNAALSQWQERQGTRLSRYSAVRVSGRVSAVRGILLECKIPSAKVGDLCEVSKADGSFLLAEIVGFTQECTLLSALGAPDGIQVGAPIRPLGIAHRIGVDDSLLGCVLDGFGRPLMGDCLGAFAGPNDRRTTLPVIADALPPTQRPRITRALPTGIRAIDSAILLGEGQRVGLFAGAGCGKTTLMAELARNMDCDVIVFGLIGERGRELREFLDHELDETLRSRSVLVCATSDRSSMERARAAFTATAIAEAFRARGQKVLLLLDSLTRFARAQREIGIASGEPLGRGGLPPSVYTLLPRLVERAGMSENGSITALYTVLIEQDSMNDPVADEVRSLLDGHIVLSRKLAERGHYPAIDVSASISRILSNVTGREHQRANNRLRQLLAAYKQVEMLLRLGEYQAGADPVTDCAVQLNDAINTFLRQDLREPVPLQETLDRLLRLTSQLPE; from the coding sequence GTGAATGCCGCGCTGAGCCAGTGGCAGGAACGCCAGGGCACACGTCTTTCGCGCTACTCGGCAGTACGCGTCAGCGGCCGGGTGAGCGCGGTGCGCGGGATTCTGCTGGAGTGCAAGATCCCGTCAGCCAAGGTCGGCGATCTCTGTGAAGTGAGCAAAGCCGACGGCAGTTTTCTGTTGGCCGAAATCGTTGGTTTCACTCAGGAATGCACCTTGCTCAGCGCGTTGGGCGCACCGGACGGTATTCAGGTCGGTGCGCCCATCCGCCCGTTGGGAATCGCACACAGGATCGGCGTCGATGATAGCTTGCTGGGCTGCGTGCTGGACGGCTTCGGGCGGCCATTGATGGGCGATTGCCTGGGCGCTTTCGCCGGCCCCAACGACCGCCGCACGACCCTCCCGGTGATTGCCGACGCCCTGCCACCGACACAGCGACCGCGCATCACCCGCGCCCTGCCTACCGGGATACGGGCGATTGACAGCGCCATCCTGCTGGGTGAAGGCCAGCGTGTCGGGCTGTTTGCCGGTGCGGGTTGTGGCAAGACCACGCTGATGGCCGAACTGGCGCGCAACATGGATTGCGACGTCATTGTCTTCGGGCTTATCGGCGAACGGGGTCGCGAGCTGCGCGAGTTCCTCGATCATGAGCTGGATGAAACCCTGCGCAGCCGCTCGGTGCTGGTCTGTGCAACGTCCGATCGTTCCAGTATGGAGCGCGCTCGCGCAGCGTTTACCGCAACAGCCATCGCCGAGGCGTTTCGCGCTCGCGGCCAGAAAGTGCTGTTGCTGCTCGATTCGCTGACCCGCTTTGCCCGTGCGCAACGGGAAATCGGCATTGCCTCGGGCGAGCCACTGGGTCGTGGCGGCCTGCCCCCTTCGGTATACACCCTGCTGCCGCGTCTGGTGGAGCGCGCCGGGATGAGCGAGAACGGTTCGATCACGGCGCTCTACACCGTACTGATCGAGCAGGACTCGATGAACGATCCGGTCGCCGACGAAGTGCGCTCGTTGCTGGACGGTCACATCGTGCTGTCGCGCAAACTGGCCGAGCGCGGGCACTACCCCGCTATCGATGTGTCCGCCAGCATCAGCCGGATTCTGAGCAACGTGACCGGGCGCGAACATCAGCGGGCGAACAATCGCCTGCGCCAGTTGCTGGCTGCCTATAAACAGGTGGAAATGCTCTTGCGTCTGGGTGAATACCAGGCCGGGGCTGATCCGGTCACCGACTGCGCCGTGCAATTGAACGACGCGATAAACACCTTCCTCCGCCAGGACCTGCGTGAGCCCGTGCCATTGCAGGAAACCCTGGACAGGCTGCTGCGACTCACCTCGCAACTGCCGGAATAG
- a CDS encoding flagellar hook-length control protein FliK, producing the protein MTAPIKTPAKAPAPPPREKPVDRPPAPFSDKPFGDKRPAFGGSARGDAATNRSALNKSLQDMPMNADGMFFSQLLVPPVGAEPDQQSFSGGGIAFPMHADQVPTQLIDEIAQRLPDQPEGPLGFTLLMPNLGSVRVSASKADNRWSIQLGFARRDVLKRLSSHAGACRNSLSEALGQDVDLSMHEDLAA; encoded by the coding sequence ATGACCGCACCCATCAAAACCCCGGCCAAAGCGCCAGCGCCGCCGCCACGGGAAAAACCTGTGGACCGGCCTCCAGCGCCGTTCAGCGACAAGCCATTCGGTGACAAGCGGCCAGCATTCGGTGGGTCAGCGCGCGGTGACGCAGCGACGAATCGTTCGGCGCTTAACAAATCCCTGCAGGATATGCCGATGAACGCCGATGGCATGTTCTTCTCACAACTGCTGGTGCCGCCGGTAGGCGCCGAGCCCGATCAACAGAGCTTCTCCGGGGGTGGCATCGCATTCCCGATGCACGCGGATCAGGTGCCGACCCAGCTTATCGACGAGATCGCACAACGCCTGCCGGATCAGCCCGAAGGTCCGCTCGGTTTCACGCTGCTGATGCCCAATCTGGGCAGCGTTCGGGTCAGCGCCAGCAAGGCTGACAACCGCTGGAGCATCCAGCTGGGTTTCGCGCGTCGCGACGTACTCAAGCGTTTGAGCAGCCATGCAGGCGCATGCCGGAATTCGCTTTCGGAAGCGCTGGGCCAGGACGTTGATCTGTCCATGCATGAAGACCTTGCAGCATGA
- a CDS encoding FliM/FliN family flagellar motor switch protein produces the protein MSTEDLYQDEVESLDDYDDEATEQDHEQSWPETDGQSGHAFAEQQEPEPEPEDEPAPHNAASDFDSLALDLTLRCGELRLTLAELRRLDAGTILEVSGIAPGYATLCHADRVLAEGELVDVDGRLGLQITRLAARP, from the coding sequence ATGAGTACTGAAGATCTGTATCAGGACGAGGTCGAAAGTCTCGACGACTACGACGATGAGGCGACTGAGCAGGACCACGAACAGTCTTGGCCGGAAACGGACGGGCAGTCCGGGCACGCCTTTGCGGAGCAGCAGGAGCCGGAACCAGAGCCAGAAGATGAGCCAGCCCCGCACAACGCAGCGTCTGATTTTGACTCCCTGGCGCTGGACCTGACCCTGCGCTGCGGCGAACTGCGGCTCACCCTCGCCGAGCTGCGCCGTCTGGATGCCGGCACCATTCTCGAGGTCAGCGGCATCGCGCCCGGATATGCCACCTTGTGCCACGCCGACCGGGTGCTGGCCGAAGGCGAACTGGTCGATGTCGATGGCCGGCTCGGCCTGCAGATTACCCGGCTGGCGGCTCGCCCATGA
- the sctR gene encoding type III secretion system export apparatus subunit SctR has protein sequence MIMEGANPLLLALFLGAMSLIPFLLIVCTAFLKIAMTLLITRNAIGVQQVPPNMALYGIALAATLFVMAPVAHEMQQRVHEHPLELGNTEKLQASARTVIEPLQRFMTRNTDPDVVAHLLENTQRMWPKEMADQASKNDLLLAIPAFVLSELQAGFEIGFLIYIPFIVIDLIVSNLLLALGMQMVSPMTLSLPLKLLLFVLVSGWSRLLDSLFYSYM, from the coding sequence ATGATCATGGAAGGAGCGAATCCGCTCCTGCTGGCGCTGTTTCTCGGTGCGATGTCGCTGATCCCCTTTCTGTTGATCGTCTGCACCGCGTTCCTGAAAATCGCCATGACCCTGCTGATCACCCGCAACGCCATCGGCGTCCAGCAAGTACCGCCGAACATGGCGCTTTACGGCATTGCGCTGGCCGCAACGCTGTTTGTCATGGCCCCGGTGGCGCATGAAATGCAGCAGCGCGTGCATGAGCACCCGCTGGAACTGGGTAATACCGAAAAGCTTCAGGCCAGTGCCAGAACGGTCATCGAGCCGCTGCAACGCTTCATGACGCGCAACACCGATCCTGACGTGGTCGCGCACCTGCTCGAAAACACCCAACGCATGTGGCCCAAGGAAATGGCCGATCAGGCGAGCAAGAACGACCTGCTGCTGGCCATCCCGGCCTTTGTCCTCTCGGAGCTGCAAGCCGGTTTCGAGATCGGTTTTCTGATCTATATCCCGTTTATCGTGATTGACCTGATCGTCTCCAACCTGCTGCTGGCACTGGGCATGCAGATGGTCTCGCCGATGACCCTGTCACTGCCGCTCAAGCTGCTGTTATTCGTGCTGGTGTCGGGCTGGTCGCGCCTGCTCGACAGCCTGTTCTATTCGTATATGTGA
- the sctS gene encoding type III secretion system export apparatus subunit SctS, which translates to MEALALFKQGMFLVVILTAPPLGVAVLVGVITSLLQALMQIQDQTLPFGIKLAAVGLTLAMTGRWIGVELIQFINMAFDLIARSGVAH; encoded by the coding sequence ATGGAAGCGTTGGCATTGTTCAAGCAGGGCATGTTTCTGGTGGTCATCCTGACTGCCCCGCCGCTCGGTGTGGCAGTGCTGGTGGGGGTCATCACCTCGCTGTTGCAGGCCTTGATGCAGATTCAGGATCAGACGCTGCCTTTTGGTATCAAGCTGGCTGCGGTCGGTTTGACGCTGGCCATGACTGGCCGCTGGATCGGCGTCGAGCTTATCCAGTTCATCAACATGGCCTTCGACCTGATTGCCCGGTCCGGAGTTGCCCACTAG
- the sctT gene encoding type III secretion system export apparatus subunit SctT — protein sequence MPLHAEDFFELILGMGLAMARLVPCMLLVPAFCFKYLKGPLRYAVVAVVAMIPAPGISRALTSLNEDWFAIGGLLLKEAVLGTLLGMLLYAPFWMFASVGALLDSQRGALSGGQINPSLGPDATPLGELFQETLIMLVIVTGGLSMITQVIWDSYSVWPPTSWLPGMTAEGLDVFLGQLNQTLQHMMLYAAPFIGLLLLIEAALAIIGLYAQQLNVSILAMPAKSMAGLAFLLIYLPTLLELGTGQLTQLADLKSLLSQMVQLP from the coding sequence ATGCCTCTGCACGCCGAGGATTTCTTTGAACTCATACTGGGCATGGGCCTGGCGATGGCGCGACTGGTGCCGTGCATGCTGCTGGTGCCGGCCTTCTGCTTCAAATACCTGAAAGGACCGTTGCGCTACGCAGTCGTAGCGGTAGTGGCAATGATTCCGGCACCGGGCATCAGCCGGGCGCTGACCTCACTCAACGAAGACTGGTTTGCGATTGGCGGCCTGCTGCTCAAGGAAGCAGTGTTGGGCACGCTGCTGGGCATGCTGCTGTACGCGCCATTCTGGATGTTCGCCTCGGTCGGTGCATTGCTCGACAGCCAGCGCGGCGCACTCAGCGGCGGTCAGATAAACCCTTCGCTGGGGCCGGACGCTACGCCGCTGGGCGAGCTGTTTCAGGAAACCCTGATCATGCTGGTGATCGTGACGGGCGGCCTGTCGATGATTACCCAGGTCATCTGGGACAGTTATAGTGTGTGGCCGCCCACCTCGTGGCTGCCAGGCATGACGGCCGAAGGGCTGGATGTGTTTCTCGGACAGTTGAATCAGACCCTGCAACACATGATGCTGTACGCCGCGCCATTCATTGGCCTGCTGTTGCTGATCGAAGCCGCGCTGGCGATCATCGGTTTGTATGCGCAACAGCTCAACGTCTCGATTCTGGCCATGCCCGCCAAAAGCATGGCTGGCCTCGCATTCCTGCTGATCTACCTGCCGACCCTGCTGGAACTGGGCACTGGCCAGCTGACACAACTGGCTGACCTGAAGTCGCTGCTGAGCCAGATGGTGCAGTTGCCGTGA
- the sctU gene encoding type III secretion system export apparatus subunit SctU, translated as MSEKTEKATPKQIRDAREKGQVGQSQDIGKLLVLLAVSEITLGLADESISRLQALLALSFKGIDRPFTSSVELIANEGFSVLLSFTLCSVGMAMLMRLISSWMQIGFLFAPKALKLDINKINPFSHAKQMFSGQNITNLLLSILKAAAITAVLYTQVKPALGTLILLANSDLTTYWHALVELFRHILRVILGLLLVIAMADFAMQKYFHAKKLRMSHEDIKKEYKQSEGDPHVKGHRRQLSHEILNQEPTAAPKPVEEADMLLINPTHYAVALYYRPGETPLPMIHCKGEDEDALALIERAKKAGIPVVQSIWLARTLYKVNTGKYIPRPTLLTVAHIYKVVRQLDEITGEVIRIDDDQ; from the coding sequence GTGAGCGAAAAAACCGAAAAGGCCACGCCCAAACAGATCCGCGATGCGCGGGAAAAGGGTCAGGTCGGGCAAAGTCAGGACATCGGCAAGCTGCTGGTGTTGCTGGCCGTCAGTGAAATCACCCTGGGCCTGGCCGATGAAAGCATCAGTCGCTTGCAGGCCTTGCTCGCGCTTTCGTTCAAGGGTATTGACCGACCCTTTACGTCATCGGTCGAGCTGATCGCCAACGAAGGCTTTTCGGTGTTGCTCAGCTTTACCCTGTGCAGCGTCGGCATGGCGATGCTCATGCGCCTGATCAGCAGCTGGATGCAGATCGGCTTCCTGTTCGCCCCCAAGGCGTTGAAGCTCGACATCAACAAGATCAACCCCTTCTCCCATGCGAAACAGATGTTTTCCGGGCAGAACATTACCAATCTGTTGCTCAGCATCCTCAAAGCGGCCGCTATCACAGCGGTGTTGTACACCCAGGTGAAACCGGCACTGGGCACCCTGATATTGCTGGCCAACAGCGACCTGACCACTTACTGGCATGCCTTGGTCGAACTGTTCAGGCACATCCTGCGCGTGATCCTGGGGTTGCTGCTGGTCATCGCCATGGCTGACTTTGCCATGCAGAAGTACTTCCATGCGAAAAAACTGCGCATGAGCCACGAGGACATCAAGAAGGAATACAAACAGTCAGAAGGCGATCCGCACGTCAAAGGCCATCGTCGGCAACTGTCCCATGAGATTCTCAATCAGGAGCCGACAGCCGCACCCAAGCCAGTGGAAGAAGCGGACATGCTGCTGATCAACCCGACTCACTATGCCGTGGCGCTGTACTACCGGCCGGGTGAAACACCGCTGCCGATGATCCACTGCAAGGGCGAGGATGAAGATGCCCTGGCGTTGATCGAACGGGCCAAAAAGGCCGGCATTCCGGTGGTCCAGAGCATCTGGCTGGCGCGCACGCTGTACAAGGTCAACACCGGCAAATACATCCCCCGCCCTACCCTGCTGACCGTCGCGCACATCTACAAAGTGGTCCGCCAACTGGACGAAATCACTGGCGAAGTGATTCGTATCGACGACGACCAGTGA
- the hrpT gene encoding HrpT family type III secretion system protein encodes MNIRSIAVLLVLFATLTGCATHGCSGNACKRPDSNNRELVIWWPPDMRDGLDDQDHERDYTVVQLKD; translated from the coding sequence ATGAACATCCGTAGCATTGCGGTTCTGCTGGTGCTGTTCGCCACCCTGACGGGGTGCGCCACCCACGGTTGTTCTGGGAACGCCTGCAAACGCCCTGACTCCAATAACCGTGAGCTGGTTATCTGGTGGCCGCCGGACATGCGTGACGGCCTGGACGATCAGGACCATGAACGGGATTACACAGTCGTGCAGTTAAAGGATTAA